A stretch of the Corylus avellana chromosome ca6, CavTom2PMs-1.0 genome encodes the following:
- the LOC132185504 gene encoding disease resistance protein RPV1-like, which produces MAFQGASSSYSFTHTCTYDVFLSFRGEDTRNNFTAHLCTALRQKGINTFMDDNLRSGDEISLTLLKAIEESKISIITRKYLQQLYRSSMRGLNREGINTYIDNYPRRGDTISPAHLKNIEKSKISVIIFSQNYVSSSWCLDELTIILECRKMKGQIVLPVFCDVDPSEMQHQSKSVGEAFAELQEKFKDDEMKVQRWKTTLTELANLSGWYLGNRNEAEFIHKIIERVNLMLEEKAYLHVAKYPIGIESHVQELKLLLNIENNDNMMQHNTCMVGIFGAGGIGKTTIAKAIYNSIASQFEGSCFLQDIRETFGRKDGLIYLQNKLLYHILGDSSLMVDNVDQGITLIKQRLCNLRVLLVLDDLNQLVQLEKLVGKCDWFGLGSRIIITTRNKHLLTVYGVDSTHEVNELDDNEAFQLFSWHAFNRDKPDNDFVEVTEDVVRYCGGLPLALTVLGTVLHGKDILDWKSQLDNYKRIPNVDIQHKLRISYDGLDENAKKIFLHIACFFNGENVEYVTKILDCCGFRSHSGIEELKDKCLITQSCGSLVMHTLVQAMGREIVRQESPNELGKRSRLWFHEDLRCVLEENTGTNNVEGILIDLPKADLIDLSSKAFMEMKMLRLFICHNARFFEEINFLPNELRLLYWPEYPGESLPSNFGGRKLAILRMPHGHLKGLEGVENFQNLTMMNFTNCEFLKKIPDVSRISNLETLILDGCVRLVEVHRFVGFLDKLIHLSLENCYRLRSFPRSLKLRSLESLVLCGCSRLKNFPKIECQMECLEYIDFQHTGIEKLSSSIRYLVGIKKLYLAGCTNLMNLPNSIYQLKYLESLNLMGCTGIKRLPSSIGYLVRVKTLDLSGCTNLMNLPNSIYQLQQLEQLNLKGCSKVVKFLHKRQSMLSIASIEESKILYGAKVVQLFHDPNDGCSSTLFPKLLRLDLSNCALSESNFFSTFDCGSRLSRLDLSGSDIVTLPLCIKRFFGLKFLYLNECKQLQKILGLPPNVVEVCAWGCVSLAILLEEPRKSVVTESEDCPMSLEYLDLSSSAIVSLPTWFNKFVGLGCLTLEDCKQLQEILELPQNIRAVYARGCTSLERFQLNIYPRLGWIDLSNCHKLRENMGNDLQTHLLSEGHPADHKFVYMFPGNKIPNWFIYRKEVLNSNSCEIDIDEPAHLDGEITRIAFSAVIGTKADISDVQDETTEGGEDEDEDTFAIVFEVISDGVKIYSFVEDDIHGQFHSDHVWLHYNVPESFKLKGVNLHVKFKLRSMSLYFKSCGFHLVRRYKEKQ; this is translated from the exons ACGCGAAAGTACTTGCAACAACTTTATCGCTCATCTATGCGAGGCTTAAATCGGGAGGGAATCAATACCTACATAGATAACTACCCCAGAAGAGGAGATACAATTTCACCGGCACATCTCAAGAATATTGAAAAGTCAAAGATTTCAGTCATTATATTCTCTCAAAATTATGTATCATCTTCATGGTGTTTAGACGAACTTACGATAATACTTGAGTGTAGGAAAATGAAGGGACAAATTGTTCTTCCAGTGTTTTGCGATGTAGATCCGTCGGAAATGCAACATCAAAGCAAGAGTGTTGGAGAAGCATTCGCTGAACTTCAAGAAAAGTTCAAGGATGATGAAATGAAGGTACAGAGGTGGAAGACAACCCTAACAGAACTGGCCAACTTGTCCGGGTGGTATTTAGGGAACAG GAATGAAGCTGAATTTATTCACAAAATCATTGAACGAGTGAATTTGATGTTAGAAGAAAAGGCATACCTCCATGTTGCCAAGTATCCAATTGGAATAGAGTCTCATGTACAAGAGTTGAAGTTGCTTTTAAATATTGAGAACAATGACAATATGATGCAGCACAATACATGCATGGTAGGGATCTTTGGAGCtggtggaattggtaagacaactattGCTAAAGCCATCTACAACTCGATTGCTTCTCAATTTGAAGGCAGTTGTTTTCTTCAAGACATTAGAGAAACTTTTGGACGAAAGGACGGTCTGATCTatttgcaaaataaacttctttaTCATATCCTAGGAGATTCAAGTCTAATGGTTGACAACgttgatcaaggaattacttTAATAAAGCAGAGGCTTTGCAATTTAAGGGTACTTCTAGTACTTGATGATTTGAATCAGTTAGTCCAATTAGAAAAGCTAGTTGGAAAATGtgattggtttggtttaggaagtagaatcatcataacaacGAGAAATAAACATTTACTTACTGTATATGGAGTTGATTCAACACACGAAGTGAATGAGTTGGATGACAATGAAGCTTTTCAactctttagttggcatgctTTCAATAGAGACAAACCTGATAATGATTTTGTGGAAGTCACAGAAGATGTTGTACGTTATTGTGGAGGATTGCCACTAGCTTTAACAGTGTTAGGCACAGTTCTACATGGTAAAGATATACTTGATTGGAAAAGTCAATTGGATAACTACAAAAGAATTCCTAACGTTGATATTCAACACAAGCTTAGAATTAGTTATGATGGATTGGATGAAAATGCAAAGAAGATTTTCCTTCACATTGCTTGTTTCTTCAATGGAGAGAATGTAGAATATGTCACAAAAATACTAGATTGTTGTGGTTTTCGATCACATAGTGGCATCGAAGAGCTAAAGGATAAGTGTCTCATAACTCAGTCATGCGGATCATTGGTAATGCATACCTTGGTGCAAGcaatgggtagagaaattgttcgacaagaGTCACCAAATGAACTTGGCAAGCGTAGCAGATTATGGTTTCATGAAGATCTTCGTTGTGTCTTAGAAGAAAATACG GGAACAAACAATGTTGAGGGCATACTGATAGATTTGCCTAAAGCAGACTTGATAGACTTGAGTTCTAAAGCCTTCATGGAGATGAAAATGCTCAGATTGTTTATATGCCACAATGCACGCTTTTTTGAAGAGATTAATTTTCTCCCTAATGAGTTGAGATTACTTTATTGGCCTGAATATCCTGGAGAATCTTTGCCATCAAATTTTGGTGGGAGGAAGCTTGCTATTTTAAGAATGCCTCATGGTCACCTCAAGGGATTGGAAGGAGTTGAG AATTTCCAAAATTTGACAATGATGAATTTCACAAATTGtgaattcctaaaaaaaattcctgatgTTTCAAGGATCTCAAATTTAGAGACATTGATTCTTGATGGTTGTGTACGTTTAGTTGAGGTTCATCGTTTTGTTGGATTCCTTGATAAGCTCATCCATTTGAGTCTTGAAAACTGCTATAGGCTTAGGAGTTTTCCGAGAAGCCTCAAGTTAAGATCTCTAGAATCTCTTGTCCTTTGTGGTTGCTCAAGACTTAAGAACTTTCCTAAAATTGAGTGTCAAATGGAATGTTTAGAGTACATTGACTTTCAACATACTGGTATAGAGAAACTGTCTTCATCCATTCGGTATCTCGTTgggattaaaaaattatatctagCTGGTTGCACAAACCTCATGAATCTTCCAAATAGCATTTATCAGTTGAAATATTTAGAAAGTCTCAATCTCATGGGTTGTACTGGTATAAAAAGGCTGCCTTCATCCATTGGGTACCTCGTTAGGGTTAAAACATTAGATCTAAGCGGTTGCACAAACCTCATGAATCTCCCAAATAGTATTTATCAGTTGCAACAGTTAGAGCAACTCAATCTCAAGGGTTGTTCAAAAGTTGTTAAGTTTCTACACAAGAGACAATCCATGCTCTCTATTGCATCCATAGAGGAATCTAAAATTTTGTATGGGGCAAAAGTAGTCCAATTATTCCACGATCCTAATGATGGTTGTTCCTCGACATTATTTCCAAAACTTCTACGGTTGGATCTTAGCAATTGTGCTTTATCAGAATCAAATTTCTTTAGTACATTTGATTGTGGCTCTAGGTTGAGTCGTTTAGATCTATCAGGGAGTGATATTGTTACCCTTCCTTTATGCATCAAAAGATTTTTTGGATTGAAGTTCCTTTATTTGAATGAGTGCAAGCAACTTCAAAAAATTCTAGGACTTCCACCAAATGTAGTAGAAGTGTGTGCTTGGGGGTGTGTATCATTGGCAATACTCTTAGAAGAACCTAGAAAATCTGTTGTAACAGAATCAGAAGATTGCCCTATGAGTCTGGAATATCTAGATCTATCAAGTAGCGCTATTGTTAGCCTTCCTACATGGTTCAATAAATTTGTTGGATTGGGGTGCCTTACCTTGGAAGATTGCAAGCAACTTCAAGAAATTTTAGAACTTCCACAAAATATAAGAGCGGTGTATGCGCGTGGATGCACGTCATTGGAAAGATTTCAGTTGAATATATACCCAAGGCTTGGATGGATTGACTTGTCCAATTGTCATAAATTGCGTGAAAATATGGGGAATGATCTGCAAACTCATTTATTGAGTGAG GGACATCCTGCGGACCATAAATTTGTCTATATGTTTCCAGGAAATAAGATTCCAAATTGGTTCATCTATCGTAAAGAGGTTTTAAATAGTAATTCATGTGAAATAGATATTGATGAGCCTGCACATTTGGATGGGGAGATCACAAGAATTGCTTTCTCTGCTGTTATTGGAACAAAAGCAGATATCTCTGATGTACAAGATGAAACAACAGAgggtggggaagatgaagatgaagatacTTTCGCAATTGTCTTTGAAGTTATCAGTGATGGTGTAAAAATCTATTCTTTCGTGGAGGATGACATCCATGGTCAATTTCATTCAGATCATGTATGGTTACATTACAATGTTCCAGAATCTTTTAAGCTAAAGGGGGTTAATCTTCATGTAAAATTTAAGCTAAGGTCAATGTCACTGTACTTTAAAAGTTGCGGATTCCATTTGGTACGGAGGTATAAAGAGAAGCAGTAG